The genomic stretch tttaagtttttggcaGTAAAAGGTCGGGGCAAAACGGGAAATGAGGAACTGTTTCTGCCATTCTCCGaacatttttttcttgcttaaaaatgacataaattttatCCGAACTGAATTTCATactaaaaaatatgtttttcatactttttaaatttattggtttttaaatgatgtgcTGACATTCTATGAGTTGATGACatatttctaattttattgtcGATAATATTACAAATTGAATGATGTATATATTGATATGTTGTCGCACtacgttattaaaaaaaggaaaatgctagagTCTCAACTTAAGTTCAACttttaccttatttttttatttaaaaataaataaataaatagtaaatgaaaaaaatgtctgaagcaataatatttattttttatccttattttatttgatatttttaaaaaatgaaaatgatattctttttcataaaaatggtcattttaaaaaaaaaaatatgaagaaaaatatcattttgtattttttaaaaaatactaaataaaagaaggacaaaaaatatatattatttcttcgcacatttttttcatttgctatttagtttttttttttaaattaaaaaaaaataaggcaaaagttgaacTTAAGTTGGGAAATAAATTGGGTACCTATCAtcccacttaaaaaaaattagataatattCTGCAATTTACACCGTTAAATAAAACTTTAACTTAATGGAATCCAAACCTTGTAGAAGTCTTGAATGTTGTTGATTTTAATCTCCTTTTTTATCCTTGTCATTAGTCACCAGAATAGAAACGGTTTATTCTGTTAAATTGTACAAGATTTTAACTCAAACCTTTGTTTTAATATCAAGTTAACCGTTACCAAAACATTTTAAagttaaactaataaaaaataaatattttaaaaaaaaaaattgataaacttTGAAGTTTATCGAATGTAATAAAACatagagaaaacttcacttaaaatCCCTGAATTACTATGCATTTTGAAAAGCGttctcaaaatttcaaaaactcgcAATTTtacctcttaaactttcaatttgatgcaatatactccatccgtcagattttaaacgttaaaagtgataaaatgacctttataccccaacctttttttataaaatttcaaatttagtcttaatttcaaataaattaaaaaatcgaaggataatttgatatttttagtaattttcgtTAAGTGTTAACACTCGAAAATTAACACTtatgaggaacattcatctcacatgcaggtactaattcttaaaattaataacataaataatttttttcatccaactgcaattgatttgtttccatccgtgtgtttccatgaaataaatttttcttgcattcaattttttcatccaactgtgtgaagaaattttgtgagggagagataaattttgtataaataaattttgtgtttgagagagagacgtaacagatgtgaagaggtgttcagaagaaataaaatatattggGTGAAAATAGGTgaaatcaaaaaacaataaacaatattttattcatctagtgtgctacagtgaatagttCCAAATTGATATTCACTATAGCAATGTAGCTATTCTAACTAATGACAAGCTACTCTGTTGGAActaaaaaaagagcaataataGTTAATATTAGTCTTTTAGCTAAGCTGCTAGAGATactcaattgaatcaaattgaagatttatgaaattaaattaaaatttttttaaaatttgagcgTGTCTTCTCAAAAGCGTGATATTTAAGAAGTTTAATGTGAACAtataatcaattttataagtACACATCCACTTACTTCATTGAGAAGGTATGGAAAAGTCGCCATGATCAACTAGGATTTAAGGCTTGGTTGTTAGATCTCACTTCGTCATAAATGAATGTCTCCAAGTACCCtccacatcaaaaaaaaaaaaaaaaaaaagtaacctCCACatcacatgtaacaaaagtcTTGGTCGCTGTGggtcaaaactcaaaagtctGATGGAAAATGCTTTAAGAGGTTGAATCAACGTCTTCTTTCTgtacttgtatatatattttaatttcctTCTAACCTCTTGGCTGGGGGCAATTTCCTTCTAACTTCTTGGATGGGCAATGACTTAGAAACTACTGGTAAACAACAAGAGAAcattcaaatcttttttttgtgAAAACTATATTTATCTCCTTAGAATCAAGGTTTAATTTGTAATCATTCTACCAAACTTTAAGAAATGACAATTGACTCCTCCAAACTAATagagattttcaatttattctctcttttagtattttctattaacttgaacgggaagagtaatgctatatatcatacaattattctaattttatttcaCTATAATGACATAATAAGGTTTAGTAGccattggatatatatatatagtgtagtGGTGGAGCGACGTTAAGCTTTgggaaatttttctttttttctaccCAAAGTTCCACACGGCAaccccaaaaataataataataataaaatttattttccttttctcctaCTCTAAACTCAATTCCTAATCTAAGTGGCCTTGCAATTTGGATATTTTGGTTATTAAATGTTGAGAATATTGgttattagaatttaaaaatagaaagaaaaaaaaaataggaaaaaagtACCAGTTCATTAcacaatgcaaaaaaaaaaaaaaaaagtttaacagCCCCTacaatataaattgtttgactttGCCACTGATATAGTaagatatttataaataaaaaatgttatacGCACTCACACTCGCACACTTTTAAGTGTATATTCTTTGACGTAGCAGTAAAAagtaccattaaattttagatctaGTAATGATTTTTACTGCTAAATCAAATAATATGCATATAAGAATTTAAGAGTAAAAGTGCAgataacatttctcattaatGAATATATTAATAGAGTAATAGCATTTTTCGAACGAAAAATACGTGGATCACATGGTGGATTTTTTGTTCAAGACAATAGAATAGAATATGCTAACAAAGGAGACAAATTAGAAGTACCGAATAATTTGAAGAGATCGATTAtccctttttaaaaatttgatatgaTAATTATTTGAGGAATAAGTAtagttttcataataataataataataataataataataataatgattatttttgttcGCCATTTATAGATCCAATTGTAGCCACGAGTATATATTTGGATGCACGCACAATCCCGCCACTGACGAAGAAGACTAAAAAGAAGTCGCTTCCTCCACGTGGCTGAGTGTATATCACTATCTTGGGAGCAAGAAAGGTAAGTTCCTTTGCAGGTGCCTAGGGGGGATCTATGCAACTCCGCACCGCCTATGAGAATGCGAGGTGGGAACAAGACTTGCAAATTCTACGTTGCAAGCTTTCCAAAAGAATAAAGACCgaaataattgtttaaaaaaagactggaagtgaaaaaaaatatatatatatatattcaaaattattgaaaagtgaaagataagaaagagacatttgaatttttcaaaggaaaaaagataaCAACGAGGTTAACAACTTAACCCCTTCCACTTTTTTGAAACATTTGAGTCAGCAATCCCTGTGGTCATTTACTTCATAATGTTAGGTCGATGGTAGAAAAAGACGAATAAATAGGTTAAGAAATGGATTggaataaagaaagaatcagtaAAAGCAATAAGCATAagcttagaaaaaacaaaaattgcaataaGTATACccacctaaaaaataaataaataaataacaaaacaaaagaaaaatcttagACACGTGATAGCGTgtaattgaaaaatgctgtgtATCATGACTCCTATCACATACTGACACGTGTTAACAAACTGTAAAAGAATACAGTTATAACCTTGCTCAAAAACAAGATATAAAATTTGTATAAGAGAGTCTAGAAGGTCTTGTTTTGTAGTCgtttacaaaaccaaaaaatacaCTATTTCTCAAAACCATTACtaacaattaaaaatacaaaacactatCTAATCCAGGGCGTTGATGAACTTTCCACACCATGAAATCATTGGAACGCCCTAGCAATAAATTACTCTCGAGATAACGAAGGCAAATCCacaattttaagttttaactgTTCTTTGATAAATATCCAAAATATTCCAGGACAATATAGGAAGAGCAATACAGCTTAACAAGTCAAGAAATTTTGATCAAGCAAAAACATTACAGTAAGTTCTCGTTACAGCATAAAGGCAGGTTCAGAAACCTCAGAAGAAGACACTCATCCAGAAACAAACTTTGTaaaaagaatcaagcagaaattTCCGGTGGTTTGATAAACCAACACAATAAACAACAGCATAACAAACAGACCGAGAATGTATGCCAACTATATACCAACTTCAATTGAatcaaggaaaaaagaaatagaagccACCCGTCCAtccaaggaaaaaaataagatataGGATCTGGAATTGGCGATTGAAATAGTTCCAATTACCCTCCCGAGTGAGAGACTGGAGTGGTTTCAAAGTGGCCGTCTTTAAATACATGAATGAACTGTTGTGGCAAAGCATGCTCCCCCTGAAAACCGAATATCGAGTAAGCCATCCAAAGTTATCTCAAGGAACAGAAACTTAATTTTACTTCGCAATTGGTTTTATTCATACACTTTAATTAACATAGATGCAATCTCCATTTAATGCAGATAGTATGTGAAAGATAAACAGCCAGCAGACAACATAGTACAAAGTAACATAGTTCAATAtattgcatttattttattcatgattttttttttgcagcctCTAATTATTAGGCAAATATAGAGTGTACACAGTATAGAATATAGGtagaaaaatcatcaaaaaatcatcaattcGCAAAGTGTCATCCAGCAAACTAAAGGATGGGAAGTGACTAGCAGTCCTAATACATCATATCCATGACTGGCAGCTCAAGTTGTTTAGACTCAGcatgtaacgacccagggaaaagcactagccatatctgcgctatcaccctaaaaggactagtcaatttagagcttccctagaatttattataaagcccagtttcacctagtaactaggcaatgtgggacttagcactcatgactatctctataaaccacccactctatgtgggctcttctcatcttcccaatatgggaccggggtgttacacgGCACCAAGAGAAATGCTTTTTTCTAATGCTAGTTGGCCCCTTAAAAAGCTGACTATACTGACTCTATATGCCATATAAGCAAATCTAGACTCTCTAGTCACCTATAACAGCCACCAGTGTGTATGACCAATGCTAGTAATCGCCTTTAAGATAGTCAACTCACCATCTTTACTCATAGAAGCTCTGGTTAGCAATAGATCAGCACAGGAAGAAAGAACTTGGTGTCAGGACCATCTCAACCAAGTCTCCTAGATTTGCTGTTTACTCGCATCAATCCTTATGCTAGCTACTTTGACATGTAAACACTACAAGCAGCTAGTATTCACAACTAAAGTCCTATACAAGGAGCATGTATTAGCCAATAACCAATGCACCTGAGTTTCCTTTGATCACCAGAAGCCTTTCCCAGCAACACATTTAGAAAACTATTAGAGtctttgacaaaaaaatatcagattttcaGATTCATTATGCCATTCTAACTCTTCATGACGTAAATTTGTGAGGTCAGACTAATTGATTGTTGGCCTTTGCCTTTATactaaaaaatactatatacaacgcaacaaaaaattaaaactcttGAGAACTTGGTGATAACTACTTTAGGAAGGCTATGCATGGAGCAATGCATCATTAATGGTCATTTTCACCAGTCAACTGTAATCGAACTATGATAACACTGACCAATGCCAATCCAGAGCCATCCAACAACATCCTACTTTACAAACCAAATATCACTTGTAGCACAACAACAGGCCAGCTCTAccaaagtttaaattaaaatgaaactaTAACTGCAGAGTCAAAAGTAAATAAGATTACATTTTGGGCCAGCTATTCGAGTAAAAGATCACGAACAATGAACATACCTCCcttcctcaaaaaaaaataataataataacagaaAGTATATGTATATGCCCATTcataggaagaaagaaaaaggaggagaagaatAACCAAGAATTACATTTAAGAAGTCAAAACCAACTACACAAGATAATGCTCTAGAAAAAGGAACCACAGAAGAGAAATGAAACAAAGAAACATACCCAATCACCATCAGGCGCAGCACCAGGCACCAATACATTGATCTCACTTGACTTGGCTGTTGTTATAGATGCTGCAAGAGACTCTTTGCTTAAATACAATTGGCAGCCTGCTGTATTGTCCACTGAAATTGTTGGAGCCGAACCCTGTAATTGCCACAtaggtaaaaaaaatgtaatcacACTACGAGTTCATATACAAGGATTGACACCACtttcaatcaaaatttatttcctATGCCTTATTAGGATGAAACCTGTGGTAATAATAACATCATTGGATTTCAATATTACATCATAGAACCATGAAATGTTTTATGGGGGGAAATAAGGATACCTGGCATTGCACCTCAACCCCATTGCAGTTTACAATCTCACAAGCAGCCACGACATCCTGCATTCTCAAGAAACAGTTATAAATTAATCCATATACCTCAATATGTGGGTTCTTTCAATATGTATAGCTCCCAttaatcaaaaaaattgtttatatatgtatatcatACTAACCCTAAATACAACTCCCATCTTAGTGCACTTGTCAATTGTTATATTGTTGACTTTCCCTGCACACATGGCTCAAATATAGATGAGTACCCCATGGATTGATAAACAGGTcattaaatagaaaatacattttttcataAGTCTGTAGCAGTCATAAACTACCTTGAATCTGCAAGACAGAATCTTTGCACCCATAAACATATACAGACTGTTTTGCATCACAGTCATCAATAACCAATTGTTTTTTTCCAATTTGATTCTCAACAACCCACCTGCcagaaatacaaaattaatgaaaatagaGAACTCACATACTGGCATCAATTCCTTACATAAAGTGAAACAATATAATGAAGATCAGCATACTCACTTACGACCCATTTGAAGCTCTAACTTTGGTGGTCCTGCTTTAGAAAAAGAACGTGAACTTGTACGACCTTCTTTTTCACTAACACCCACGACACCAGTTCTATCCACACGGTTCTTTGTCTTCATATCATCTGTGACCTTTCTCAGACCTACGATATCGGGAATGTAGATCACAGTTGCCCAAAATGCTCATAGAAAAcaacagagaaaagaaaaaggacaaacAAATGAGGGGATAAAAGGACACACCTGTAGTCACAGGCTTCCCAGAACTAATCTCTTGGAAAACAGCAGCCATTCCTTCTTTTGGGCGTGATGATGAAGCCTGAGACGATTCTGAACTGAAGAGAGAAgctggtggaggaggaggaggggcaGGGGCTCCTGGTGTAGGAGCTTTTGGTGGAGCAGCAGCTGGTTTTCCAGTAGGACTCCAAATTGGGCCCAGAGGATAGTTACTCTTAACATAATCTCTCAAGCCAGGCAGATATAGTTCCTTAATGGCTTTGGCCCACTCAACATGATTTGGGTCTTTGTTTTTGTACTCTACAAGAACCTGACTTTCACAATGAAAAGCGTCAGTACCTACCCACTGAAAAATTTAGttcataaattcataattcaATACTGCAGGGAAGAATGTTTGCAAATCAGATCATGTAATTTTGGGCTACAGTACATTACCCACAGTGCAATGGAAGCATCAGACATTAAACGAATTTGAAATCCAATAATTATATACATTAAGCTTtccattattaattattttcctttgagATAATCAGTACACATCAGATACAGCAAAGGCTACGTGAGAAAGTAAAAGGAGGATTGACAAAAAAGTTTTTCTTCTGATCCTTTATTTTGCTTCCACAGCAGTTCATTATCCCTTCCTCATCTTTTTATGTGAAAAACAATATAATTAAGTAGTTCATGGTAGCATTTTAATGCAAACTACTGGCTTCCTGAAAAACACATTTAGATTACCTTGTTGTTGTAAAATTCAGCCATTTGCCAACTTTCTTCCACATGTGCAATAGGCATGCTCATAccttgaaaaacaaaaacagagtcAATGAAATCATCTGCTTCTGACTTacaaaaacaatcaaattttTCCCTTACCACAATCTTTGCCAGTATATGCAATCCATGCCAAAGCTGAGAGACTGTCAACAGCAGACCTCAAGTGGTTGAAATAATCAGATCGCCTTCCTTCTGTCAATGCATTTGCTTTCATGATCACTTCATTCAATGGCTTGAGAAATTCAGCAAATCCTGCAAGATCAGGCTTCTGCAAAATAAGATGAAACCCATAAGATCATTGTCCTTAACTCACCGGCAGTAACACTACAAAAGATATTAAATTAGATACCGACCCACACAACCTATCACTTTCCTTAGCATCATTTCCACCACTCTCATGAGCTATTAGTCAAAAATCAAGGTATTCGAGTACTCGTATCACCAGAAAAACTTCCACTTGAATTACAAGAACAAAATGATCATACAAAAATTATGTTAATGAACATGGGTAATGTCCCCTGTCAGAATTCTCAGAAACAATAACCTCATAATCGATTTCTCTCTGTTGAATTAATACAagtttttttaaaccaaaaaaacaaaatggttaCTAACTTTACTTATGCCAATGTGGCCATTCTCAACTGCTTGCAAAAGAGAAATGAACATTCACCAGAACAGATCCAAATATGAAAATTCCGTAcaattcttcctcttttttctttctcattttgcGAGAACATTAGACCTACATAGGATTATGCAATCAGCGCATACAAAATCAAACTCCCTtattcatcttaaaaaaaaattcaaactccCTCAACTTGACCATTTTCAAGATTCAAACCCTAATGATTCAGATTGTAATTCCATCAATTTTATAagctaaaaaaaactaatgcagATTAAAAATGTGCGAATATCATGTATCGTATAAGCCTAAAATGCATCGAAAAAAATTCTtagttattgaaaaaaaaaaattaactgaCCTGAGTTTGCTTGGCCTTGATGAGAAGCTCCTTCTGAACATTGAAAGCTTCTTGAACTATCTTGGTGACATCCAACACCTGTCCCCCAATCTTCTCAGCGGCGCTCGAAACCCTACCCAAGTACTGCCCAACCAGATCGTCGAAGGCCACAATCGCCGGATCCGTCACCGTTTCTTCCCCTATCCCACGCGCACCCCCCGATCCGACCCCGCTCGACAGCGCCTCCAGCCGCGCCACCGCCGACTCGAGCCGAACTATCAGCTTCTCATCCATGGCTCTCTCCCTCTCGGATTCTGTGTCTAGagctacacacacacacaatgtCCCTGTCAGATGGTGCAAATGTGGCGCGTGTCGTTCCGAAACATTGAAGGAAGGCGGGAGGACACGTGTTGTTCCGAGAGAGAATCTAGGAGGCTCGTGCGCTGTGGGGGCACCGGTTGGAGAATGAACAAGGAATGAAGAAATTTGATTGGAAGATCCGCTACTGAAAGCCCATAGTAAAAGGACAGTTTTCATTGGAAGAATTTATTGTAAAgaattcttttaaattttatttgtaaaggCCCACAACAGTTTTAGTAAAGCCCATTAGTAAAGGTAAATTCCTCTAAATTTTATTAgaagaatttaaaatgaatgtgagaatttcttcttgtttcttatgtgttttttttttttttttttcttcataaatagTAACAATTAAAATTGAGCCCATGTGAGGATTAAATGTACCATTTGTTTTGGAGGAGTGCTAAGGAGCCAAGcaaatgaacttaaaaaaaatttcaaactaacgTGGTAGACTGTGAGTGACAGACAAGGAGAgagaattactttttttttttttaatttaaaaactcttgtcatattagtttgaaaaattttctaagttcatttgtttggtttccTCCTATCACTTTACTTTGTTTTAGGATCACGTGGGATAAGTCATAGACTTTTATGGGTTTGAATATTGGTTATCTTTTGCAAATTAATATGAGCATGTTTAAAGAAGGacaaattgttaaattatcacttatttttttgataaaaaataataataataatttaattaatataacatgAGTTAAAGTGAtacatttttggaaaaagcaATGATATATATAGGTTTGGCACAGGACAAAGTACTAGCTATAAAGCACGAGCAATGAATCAATGGCACCTTCTTTTTCTGACCATAAATCAACGAAATGATCACTGTCTCGAGCATGTAGACTCTAAGCCAGGAATTGCACATGGCCCCTTAAAAAATGTATTCCCTTTTGAAATGTGGTGCATCCAAGAATAATCTTTGAGTTAATAGGTCCCTAGGCTTAGACTCAATCAAATCCTAGTTAATAGGCCCATAAAACGAATGCAAAAGGTCATAATTAGGCCACGTGTGCCTTAACGTCCTCATAGAATAAAATCTAAATAATCAAATCGGTTATTCCTAAACCTCACCTCCTCAAAACATTCCATAAAAAGAAGGGAAATGGTTAATTCGCAAAGTACGCATCATTCTCTTCCCACATGTATAAGCCAAAAAGTTtaaagagtttttattttttattttctttctttttaaagttaaagagtttaaaaacaaagaaatgttGAATATTTAGTTCATCAGAAAAGCTTAATATTAGCCTATTAGGGTatatttattaatgtgtttggaaaaatgtttttttttttaatttg from Corylus avellana chromosome ca1, CavTom2PMs-1.0 encodes the following:
- the LOC132185302 gene encoding cyclase-associated protein 1; amino-acid sequence: MDEKLIVRLESAVARLEALSSGVGSGGARGIGEETVTDPAIVAFDDLVGQYLGRVSSAAEKIGGQVLDVTKIVQEAFNVQKELLIKAKQTQKPDLAGFAEFLKPLNEVIMKANALTEGRRSDYFNHLRSAVDSLSALAWIAYTGKDCGMSMPIAHVEESWQMAEFYNNKVLVEYKNKDPNHVEWAKAIKELYLPGLRDYVKSNYPLGPIWSPTGKPAAAPPKAPTPGAPAPPPPPPASLFSSESSQASSSRPKEGMAAVFQEISSGKPVTTGLRKVTDDMKTKNRVDRTGVVGVSEKEGRTSSRSFSKAGPPKLELQMGRKWVVENQIGKKQLVIDDCDAKQSVYVYGCKDSVLQIQGKVNNITIDKCTKMGVVFRDVVAACEIVNCNGVEVQCQGSAPTISVDNTAGCQLYLSKESLAASITTAKSSEINVLVPGAAPDGDWGEHALPQQFIHVFKDGHFETTPVSHSGG